One region of Daphnia pulicaria isolate SC F1-1A chromosome 7, SC_F0-13Bv2, whole genome shotgun sequence genomic DNA includes:
- the LOC124348485 gene encoding alpha-(1,3)-fucosyltransferase C-like — protein sequence MGQEPFVRAGCRVTNCMTTDDRNFLNDSDALLFHPINYDPVGDVPPHRNPHQRYVFLFYEAETSGRIYPVFQHPAAREGFFNWTMTYRRDSDVYSPQPYGILRRKNRTSSILDRETLPVQLAPGLLPPDPAVFLETLMNNTNSSGRSDDHLVSKKTKKIAWFVSKCWTQSRRENFFRQLFEFYPSIDVYGECGIKGLDCQPWKSLECDKIIGDYKFYIAAENSFCPDYVTEKFYRALQVGAVPIVYGGSDYSAYAPPYSFIHAADFQSPKDLADYLFLLDQNPKLYARYLEWKKDWIVDRQPFDGWCSLCEKLNHPDANQTSKSYQDIAKWWFDDILCLPKSSISIIT from the coding sequence ATGGGGCAGGAGCCGTTCGTCCGGGCCGGATGTCGCGTCACCAACTGCATGACGACAGACGACCGAAATTTCCTCAACGACAGCGACGCTCTTCTCTTCCACCCCATCAACTACGATCCGGTCGGCGACGTGCCTCCGCACAGGAATCCTCACCAACGTTACGTGTTCCTGTTTTACGAAGCCGAAACATCCGGCAGGATTTATCCCGTTTTCCAGCATCCAGCGGCTCGTGAAGGATTTTTCAACTGGACGATGACTTACCGTCGGGACTCGGATGTTTATTCACCCCAACCGTACGGAATTTTACGACGGAAGAATAGGACTTCGTCGATATTAGACAGAGAGACTTTGCCTGTCCAATTGGCTCCGGGATTATTGCCGCCTGATCCGGCAGTGTTCCTAGAAACGCTAATGAATAACACTAATAGCAGTGGGAGGAGTGATGATCATTTGGTGagtaagaaaacaaagaaaatcgcCTGGTTCGTCTCCAAGTGCTGGACTCAAAGCCGCCGCGAGAATTTCTTCCGCCAACTGTTTGAATTCTATCCGTCGATCGACGTCTATGGCGAATGCGGAATCAAAGGGCTGGATTGTCAACCTTGGAAGAGCCTTGAGTGCGACAAGATTATTGGCGATTACAAATTCTACATCGCAGCGGAAAATAGCTTCTGCCCCGATTACGTCACGGAGAAATTCTACCGGGCTCTCCAAGTTGGCGCCGTGCCCATCGTTTACGGGGGCTCCGATTATTCCGCCTACGCCCCACCGTATTCGTTCATCCACGCTGCCGATTTCCAGTCGCCGAAAGACCTGGCCGATTACCTCTTCCTACTGGATCAAAATCCCAAGCTCTACGCCAGGTATTTGGAATGGAAGAAGGACTGGATTGTGGATCGACAGCCGTTTGACGGCTGGTGTTCCCTTTGCGAGAAACTCAATCATCCGGATGCTAACCAAACGTCTAAAAGTTACCAAGACATTGCCAAGTGGTGGTTTGATGATATCCTTTGCCTTCCGAAGTCGTCAATATCGATTATCACATAA
- the LOC124349694 gene encoding alpha-(1,3)-fucosyltransferase C-like — MALNQKRFVKLSIILLVNLLAILFISYSKWIFVDNRYSLLQQQLEQPKARSNSSSNTKIKSILFWNGPRRSEMTIFGTGHDAFVQQECPVSDCEIVNSPYQYPYRPLSSFDAVIFNFNDEFWLTKRPHFQRQPHQRFIFFTIEPPPSNEPMNVTGYTNYFNWTMTYRLDSDVPFPYGRIRPKRSAPTTSEEIQARIKETHSKLFNCDNDINSRTNCESRKNKTLVAAMISHCSTDGRREHYIKRLKKHVKVDVYGFCDEEDLELGSGLRCQPHELLISTPECYDMLESKYKFYLSFENAICSDYVTEKFFHIMGRRNIVPIVYGGADYAQLAPEHSYIDALEYEPEQLAQYLKMLDANDTLYNEYLWWKNDYVVESDLRQMVRHGFCDLCRKLHQDQGQVKYYPSLLPKWHPGRCFRPHYKSNRSTSRNKGLTKKAALHERLSWTLGESL; from the coding sequence ATGGCTCTAAATCAGAAGCGCTTCGTCAAACTTTCGATTATTCTTCTAGTGAATTTGTTGGCGATCTTGTTCATCAGTTACAGTAAATGGATCTTTGTCGACAATCGCTATTCATTATTGCAGCAGCAACTGGAACAACCAAAGGCAAGGAGTAACTCCTCCTCTAATACCAAAATCAAATCGATTCTCTTTTGGAATGGACCCAGACGATCGGAGATGACCATTTTCGGGACGGGACACGACGCTTTCGTTCAGCAAGAATGCCCAGTTAGCGACTGTGAAATTGTCAATAGCCCTTATCAATATCCATACCGTCCGCTTAGCTCCTTCGATGCCGTCATCTTCAACTTCAACGACGAATTTTGGCTGACCAAACGGCCACATTTCCAGCGTCAACCCCACCAACGATTTATCTTCTTCACCATCGAACCTCCACCGTCCAACGAGCCTATGAACGTCACGGGATACACCAACTATTTCAACTGGACCATGACCTACCGGTTGGACTCGGACGTTCCTTTTCCGTACGGGCGGATCCGGCCGAAACGGTCGGCGCCAACGACAAGCGAAGAGATCCAAGCCAGGATCAAAGAGACGCACTCAAAGTTATTCAACTGTGACAATGACATCAATTCTCGGACGAATTGCGAGAGCCGGAAGAACAAAACTCTGGTGGCGGCCATGATCTCCCACTGCTCAACTGACGGGCGACGGGAACACTACATCAAGCGACTCAAGAAGCACGTCAAAGTCGACGTGTACGGATTTTGTGACGAGGAAGACCTCGAGCTCGGGTCAGGTCTCCGTTGCCAGCCGCACGAGCTGTTGATTTCGACGCCCGAATGTTACGACATGCTCGAGTCCAAGTACAAATTCTACTTGTCGTTCGAGAACGCCATTTGCAGCGACTACGTGACGGAAAAGTTCTTCCACATCATGGGCCGGCGCAACATTGTGCCCATCGTCTACGGTGGCGCCGACTACGCCCAACTGGCGCCGGAGCACTCGTACATCGACGCCCTGGAGTACGAGCCGGAGCAATTGGCCCAGTACCTGAAAATGCTGGACGCTAATGACACGCTGTACAACGAGTATTTGTGGTGGAAAAACGATTACGTCGTCGAATCGGATCTCAGACAAATGGTGCGGCACGGATTTTGTGACTTGTGCCGGAAACTTCACCAAGACCAAGGGCAGGTGAAATATTACCCGAGTTTGTTGCCCAAGTGGCACCCCGGAAGATGTTTCCGGCCGCACTACAAATCAAACAGAAGCACTAGCAGGAATAAAGGGCTAACTAAAAAGGCAGCCCTTCACGAAAGACTGTCCTGGACTTTGGGAGAGTCcttataa
- the LOC124349754 gene encoding alpha-(1,3)-fucosyltransferase C-like, with protein sequence MRKRVSAASYYLMLTSFVFVVCLLAFINYQHIGVTYSRILPMFSNSPAATQQQVSHANDAENANNNTFKKNKKTNKIDLSNQSDALKIILLWSTWSSTMADEPLVKARCPVTSCIFTADMSLIHQSDVVVLYVDTLTDFPLNRRPHQRFVFAQLESPDNTKMATINDPRLRYDYFNWTMTYRRDSDIFLRDYYGSVIKTNHDSKLNTAKSSNISQEMTALIKGKSKLVAWFVAHCSTPIRREEYVRQLSEFVTVDIYGRCGKDCPSNCDDLLRTDYKFYLAFENSWCPDYVTEKFIRPLVYDSVPIVLGGADYSHFAPPHSFINARDFDSPKELADYLILLDKSDDLYARYFDWKRDHDITLLDLSGWCDLCEMAHDDTLPAKTYRDIKQWWMLDDGECETDSTKYF encoded by the exons ATGAGAAAACGGGTGTCTGCAGCGAGTTACTACCTAATGCTCACATCATTTGTATTCGTGGTCTGCCTTCTCGCCTTTATCAACTACCAACATATTGGTGTCACTTATTCGAGGATCTTGCCAATGTTTTCCAACAGTCCAGCAGCTACACAGCAACAg GTGTCGCATGCCAATGATGCTGAAAATGCAAATAATAACacatttaagaaaaataagaaaaccaaTAAGATTGATTTGAGTAACCAATCGGATgcgttaaaaataattttgctgTGGAGTACGTGGAGTTCGACAATGGCCGACGAGCCACTAGTCAAGGCCCGTTGCCCAGTCACGTCGTGTATTTTTACAGCTGACATGTCGCTCATCCACCAGAGTGACGTTGTCGTCCTCTACGTCGACACTCTGACGGACTTCCCGTTAAATCGCCGACCGCATCAGCGATTCGTTTTCGCCCAACTCGAGTCGCCAGACAACACCAAAATGGCGACAATCAATGACCCCCGTCTTCGTTACGATTATTTCAATTGGACCATGACCTATCGACGAGACTCTGACATTTTCCTACGCGACTATTACGGATCCGTAATCAAGACAAATCATGACAGCAAATTGAACACAGCCAAGAGTTCCAACATCAGCCAGGAGATGACAGCTTTAATCAAAGGCAAGTCGAAATTGGTGGCTTGGTTTGTGGCCCATTGCTCCACCCCCATCCGGCGTGAAGAGTACGTCCGCCAGTTGAGTGAGTTCGTGACTGTCGACATCTACGGACGCTGCGGAAAAGATTGTCCATCCAACTGTGACGACTTGCTGCGCACCGATTACAAGTTCTACTTGGCGTTCGAGAATTCCTGGTGCCCGGATTACGTCACAGAAAAGTTCATTCGGCCTTTGGTCTACGACTCGGTGCCGATCGTTTTGGGCGGGGCAGACTACAGTCATTTCGCCCCGCCGCATTCTTTCATCAACGCCAGGGATTTTGATTCGCCAAAAGAACTGGCCGATTATTTGATTCTGTTGGACAAATCGGACGATCTTTACGCCCGATACTTTGACTGGAAAAGAGACCACGACATCACTCTGCTCGACTTGTCCGGATGGTGCGACTTGTGCGAAATGGCTCACGATGATACCCTACCGGCCAAAACCTACCGCGACATCAAACAGTGGTGGATGCTGGATGACGGAGAATGCGAAACCGATTCAaccaaatatttttag